The Christiangramia forsetii KT0803 DNA segment AGTCTGCTTAACAACCTCCTTGTACCAATTATTCTTCGTGATCTTATAGGTCTTGGAGTATAGCTGAACTAATTGCGCATTATCATAAAGCATCTTTTCAAAATGCGGGACATGCCATTTCTCGTCTACCGAATACCTGGAAAAACCTCCTTCAATAGGATCAAAAACCCCTCCCCAGGAGATCCTGTTCAACGTAAGTAAGCAATGAGATTTTAATTCTTTATCAGAATTTTGAAAAGCATATCTTAATAAAAACTCATAGTTATTGGGCATCATAAATTTTGGAGATCTTTGATAACCTCCATTTTTAGGATCGAAAGAGCGTTTCCATTTTTCGATAATAGGAATAAAGAAGTCTTTATGAGGTTTATTTTGTTCTTTTACAGGCTCAATAATTTGAATTTGCTTTAATCCTTGTTCCAGTTTTTCAGCATATTCCAGTAGTTTCTCAGGTTGAGAGTTAAACAAATGGGATATCTGCTGCAAGGCTTCCATCCATTGCTCTTTTCTAAAATAGGTTCCACCCCAAACCGGTCTACCATCGGGTAGTGCAACAATATTCATGGGCCATCCGCCCATACCCGTCATAATTTGTACGGCATTCATATAAACCTGATCTACGTCTGGTCTTTCTTCTCGATCTACTTTTATACAGATATAATTAACATTCATTAATTCTGCTACCGCTTCATCCTCAAAACTTTCATGTTCCATTACGTGGCACCAATGGCACGCCGAATAACCAACACTAATTAGTAGTAATTTATTTTCTTTCTGCGCCTGGTCCAGATTTTCATCATTCCAGGGCTTCCAGTCAACAGGGTTGTGAGCATGCTGTAATAGATACGGGCTACTTTCATGAATTAAATCGTTTGTATGTTTTTCTTGATTATTATCCATTAGTGCAGAGGGGATTAAATTATTTTCAGAATCCGAAAATTTCAGTAATTTTCTTACAGATTAAAATTACTAATTATATAAGAGACCCATAATTAACTCTCATATTATTAATCTTTTAATAACTTTAAGCCCTACACCGGTTCAGAAATAAATTTTCAATTTTGCCGGTTGAAGATAAATCTACTTATGGAAGATATTTACCTGGTAATGTTAGTGGCTCTTTTAGCCCTTGCGATTACAGACTTAGTAGTTGGAGTTAGTAACGATGCCATAAACTTTCTTAATTCAGCAATTGGTTCGAAGGCAATCTCCATGCGGACTATTTTGATAGTTGCCAGTGTGGGTGTTGCTGTTGGAGCAATATTCTCAAGTGGTTTAATGGAGGTCGCCAGAAAAGGGATCTTTATGCCTGGTGAATTTTACTTTGAGGAGATCATGATCATTTTTATGGCGGTTATGATCACCGATGTTTTACTTTTAGACTTCTTTAATTCTCTGGGGCTACCTACATCTACTACCGTTTCTATAGTTTTTGAATTACTGGGTGCCGCTGTTTGTATGGCGGTGATAAAGATTTATAAGGAAAATGGCGGGGATTTGGCATTGCTGGGAGACTATATTAATACGGCCAAGGCTACAGAGATTATCATAGGCATACTATTGGCGGTGGTGATCGCTTTCCTTATAGGAGCGTTTGTACAATATATTTCCCGGTTGATTTTTTCATTTCAATTTGAGAAAAAAATTAAATATGTAGGGGCTATTTTTGGAGGCGTGTCCCTGACGGCTATTTTGTATTTTATTGTGATCAAAGGCCTCAAAAGTGTACCGTACATTACTGAAGGAACCATGGAGTATGTTAATACCCATACGTTAACTATTGTCCTTATTGGTTTCGTGATTTTTACAGCGATTTCTCAGTTTCTTATGAGTGTGCTAAAAATCAATATTCTAAAAACAATTATCATTATTGGAACTTTTGCCCTGGCACTGGCTTTTGCAGGAAATGACCTGGTGAATTTTATTGGGGTACCAATTGCGGCCTGGCAGTCATTTGATCTCTGGCAAAGTGCTCATGCAGCTACCGGAGTACTGCCTTCAGAATTTGCAATGACGGGACTGTCGGGAAGTGTTCCTACTCCAGAAATTTTATTGGTAGTGGCAGGTGCTATTATGGTAATAACCTTATGGTTTTCCACCAAAGCACGTTCAGTGGTAGATACAGGAATAAACCTTTCACGGCAGGGAGATGGGGTAGAGCGATTTGAGCCTAATTGGTTGTCCAGGGGTATCGTTAGATATTCTGTTCTTTTTGGGAGCGCGATGTCTACTATCCTTCCTGCAAGTATGAAAAGAAGAATTGACAACAAATTTGATAAGCCAAATGCTAATTTAAAAAACAGAAGGATAGATGCACCTGCTTTTGATATGGTTCGTGCATCTGTAAATCTAGTGGTCGCCAGTGTCTTAATTTCTATTGGGACTAATATGAAACTACCACTATCTACAACTTATGTGACTTTTATGGTCGCAATGGGAACTTCTCTGGCAGATAGAGCCTGGGATCGCGAAAGTGCAGTTTATAGAGTAGCCGGTGTGCTAAATGTTGTTGGCGGCTGGTTTGTTACTGCAATTGTCGCTTTTACGGCAGCTGCTGTTTTTGGAGCGATTATCTATTTTGGAGGGCCTATAGCTTTAGCTGTATTAATCATTTTAGCAATAGTGCTTGTGGTTAGAAGTGGAATATTACATTCCAGAAAAGCTCGTGAAGAAAAGACTAAGAAAAAATTTAAGAAAAGTGATATTATTACGATCAACGAAATCACTTCTGAAACTTCAGAAAATATATCAAATGTTATAGGTGGAATAAATAAAATGTATTCCAAGACCGTCGATCAATTAGGGTATTACGATCTAAGTAAGTTAAAGAAAAACTATAAGAAGATTGAAAAACTGGAATCTGAAGTAGATGAACTAAAAGATAATATCTTTTATTTTATTAAGTCACTGGATGAAGATTCGGTAGAAGCCAGTAAGTTTTATATTCTAACGCTAGACTATCTTCAGGATATGGTGCAGTCTATAGGTTTTATCACCAGGAACAGCTACAATCATGTTCATAATAATCATAAGAACCTAAAATTCAATCAAATTCGTGATCTTAAAAAAGTAGATGATAAAATGCAGATTCTATTTGATGAGATTACAGAAACTTTTGATAATCATGAATTCGGAAATATTAATAATCTTCTTAGCGAGAAACAGGAATTGATGGATTACGTGAGTGACCTTATTCAAAAACAAATTGAAAGAATTCGTACTTCTGAATCGAGTCCGAAGAATACAAAATTATATTTCGGAATTTTATTAGAAACTAAAGACCTTATTGGCTCTACGATGAACCTGCTTCAGCTATTTCAGGAATTCTATAATGAAGCAAGAAGCACCAATTATTAATGAACTCGTTTAAATTTTTTCAATACAATCCAAAAAAATTAGATGAGTTCAAATAAAAAATCCCTCGAAAAAGGGATTTTTTGATTCATTTTATACTTTTCATTGTTAGCTATTAGATCCAGCAATCACAATAAATAACAGGCATATTTTATCCATTTACAGCTTCAACATATTCTACTTTATCACGTAACATATCTCTAAGCATGGTTTCGATACCACTTTTAAGCGTCATAGTAGAAGATGGGCAGCCGCTACAAGCACCCTGAAGAATAACCTTCACTGTTTTATTTTCTTCATTGTAGCTGTCTGTCAAAAAGAATATTTCCCCCATCACTTGCTACTGCAGGTTTAATATATTCATCAAGAATAGCGATGATTTGCTGCGAAGTGTCATCAAGGTTTTCAAATTCAGGAGTCTTTGTTCCCTTTTCTGAAGAAGAATCAGCTGCGACTTGAACACTTTCAACATTTAAGACTTCATTCCCTTCTTCAATATAATTTCTTATAAATTCTCGTAACTCCATAGTGATCTCTTCCCAACCGGCCATGTCGTATTTTTGAATGGAAACATAATTCTCATCAATAAATATTTCTTTTACAAATGGAAAATGGAAAAGTTTTTGAACTAATGGCGCATTTTTAGCATCATCTATATTCTTGAATTCTACAGCTTTTAAAACAAGTTTTTTATTGGCTACAAACTTCATTACTGCCGGGTTAGGCGTACTTTCGGCATAAACTGTTACCGGTACTTTCCCTGTTGAAGCTTTTACTTCTTTAATAACTTCACCCCCCTTATTAAGATAGGTTTCTATTTGCTCAGCTACTTCCTTTTCTACATCCTCCCATTCCACGATATCATATTTCTCTATCGCGATGAAATTTTGCGCGATATAAACCGTTTTTACAAAAGGTAAATAAAATAACTGTTGTGCAATTGGAGATCTGGAAGCCTCATCTATATTTTTAAACTCAAAACTCTCGTGGCGCGTAAGAAACTTGTCTGCTTCAAATTTTGCAATCGAAGGAGTTGTAGTTCTAACTATATTGATATTGAAATCTTTCATCTCAAAATTTTTGTCAAAAATACTAAAGAAAAACTAGGTAATACATATATTTACAGCCTTTATGGGGAGAAGTGCTAATATAGTTCGATGCCATTTACGGCAATTTCCAGTTCTTAAAT contains these protein-coding regions:
- a CDS encoding inorganic phosphate transporter; the encoded protein is MEDIYLVMLVALLALAITDLVVGVSNDAINFLNSAIGSKAISMRTILIVASVGVAVGAIFSSGLMEVARKGIFMPGEFYFEEIMIIFMAVMITDVLLLDFFNSLGLPTSTTVSIVFELLGAAVCMAVIKIYKENGGDLALLGDYINTAKATEIIIGILLAVVIAFLIGAFVQYISRLIFSFQFEKKIKYVGAIFGGVSLTAILYFIVIKGLKSVPYITEGTMEYVNTHTLTIVLIGFVIFTAISQFLMSVLKINILKTIIIIGTFALALAFAGNDLVNFIGVPIAAWQSFDLWQSAHAATGVLPSEFAMTGLSGSVPTPEILLVVAGAIMVITLWFSTKARSVVDTGINLSRQGDGVERFEPNWLSRGIVRYSVLFGSAMSTILPASMKRRIDNKFDKPNANLKNRRIDAPAFDMVRASVNLVVASVLISIGTNMKLPLSTTYVTFMVAMGTSLADRAWDRESAVYRVAGVLNVVGGWFVTAIVAFTAAAVFGAIIYFGGPIALAVLIILAIVLVVRSGILHSRKAREEKTKKKFKKSDIITINEITSETSENISNVIGGINKMYSKTVDQLGYYDLSKLKKNYKKIEKLESEVDELKDNIFYFIKSLDEDSVEASKFYILTLDYLQDMVQSIGFITRNSYNHVHNNHKNLKFNQIRDLKKVDDKMQILFDEITETFDNHEFGNINNLLSEKQELMDYVSDLIQKQIERIRTSESSPKNTKLYFGILLETKDLIGSTMNLLQLFQEFYNEARSTNY